A window of the Henckelia pumila isolate YLH828 chromosome 3, ASM3356847v2, whole genome shotgun sequence genome harbors these coding sequences:
- the LOC140889220 gene encoding uncharacterized protein translates to MTQNGNVIAYASRNLKAHEGNYPVHDLELAAICRWMDLIKDYDFEIKYHPGSANPATYVLSRKVYISALRTSVVSSTVHEWCSWASIFATREISKGFEAVVLEDSSLREDILSQAHRSRFIVHPGSAKMYKDLRMRQCDAICVVVDRLSKSAYFLPYKHEFNFDRMARLYIQEIVHFHGVPLSIVSDRDLKFTSRFWESFQRALGSLPKQFFPVIPALIEIIGSPCVSGTCHLSCCQHEGQHIQEETHSSRGRNASTQGELLLELVCADFVQKSKRGRLKGILIQ, encoded by the exons ATGACACAGAATGGgaatgtgattgcctatgcttctaggaATTTGAAGGCTCACGAAGGGAATTACCCAGTGCATGACTTGGAGCTTGCCGCGATA tgtcgttggatggatcttatCAAGGACTATGATTTTGAGATCAAGTATCATCCGGGTTCTGCGAATCCAGCTACGTATGTGCTCAGCCGTAAGGTTTATATTAGTGCCCTTCGTACTAGTGTTGTGTCTAGTACTGTTCATGAGTGGTGTTCTTGGGCTTCAATTTTCGCCACAAGAGAGATCAGCAAGGGATTCGA AGCGGTTGTGCTTGAGGATTCGTCCTTGCGTGAGGATATTTTGTCTCAAGCCCATCGTAGTAGATTCATCGTGCACCCAGGTAGTGCtaaaatgtacaaggatctacgtatgAG GCAGTGTGATGCCATTTGTGTTGTGGTGGACAGATTGTCCAAGTCTGCTTATTTCCTCCCGTACAAGCACGAGTTCAATTTTGATCGCATGGCGAGGTTGTACATCCAAGAGATTGTGCATTTTCATGGAGTGCCactgagtattgtcagtgacaGAGATCTGAAGTTCACGTCACGGTTTTGGGAAAGTTTTCAGCGAGCCTTGG GTTCACTCCCTAAACAGTTCTTCCCTGTTATACCTGCTCTAATAGAAATAATAGGATCCCCATGTGTTTCTGGTACATGTCATCTGTCGTGTTGCCAACACGAGGGACAACACATTCAGGAGGAGACTCACTCATCCAGGGGGAGAAATGCTTCAACTCAGGGGGAGTTGTTACTTGAACTTGTTTGTGCTGATTTTGTCCAAAAAAgcaaaagggggagattgaaaggaatattgatTCAGTGA